A genomic stretch from Setaria italica strain Yugu1 chromosome VII, Setaria_italica_v2.0, whole genome shotgun sequence includes:
- the LOC101783176 gene encoding WRKY transcription factor WRKY51 translates to MAVDLMGCYAPRRANDQLAIQEAAAAGLRSLELLVSSLSSQAAAPQKAAQQLQHQQQPFGEIADQAVSKFRKVISILDRTGHARFRRGPVESPAPVASAPVVAAPAAPPAPLPHVAPVSVAQPAPAPQPQSLTLDFTKPNLTMSAATSVTSTSFFSSVTAGEGSVSKGRSLMSAGKPPLSGHKRKPCAGAHSEATANGGSRCHCSKRRKNRVKRTIRVPAISSKIADIPPDEYSWRKYGQKPIKGSPYPRGYYKCSTVRGCPARKHVERATDDPAMLVVTYEGEHRHTPGAAGPSPLATASPVAAAVAASVSAGNGHA, encoded by the exons ATGGCCGTGGACCTCATGGGCTGCtacgccccgcgccgcgccaacGACCAGCTCGCCatccaggaggcggcggcggccggcctccGCAGCCTGGAGCTCCTGGTCTCGTCCCTGTCCTCCCAGGCCGCCGCGCCGCAAAAAGCAGCTCAGCAGCttcagcatcagcagcagccgTTCGGCGAGATCGCCGACCAGGCCGTCTCCAAGTTCCGCAAGGTGATCTCCATCCTCGACCGCACCGGCCACGCCCGCTTCCGCCGCGGGCCCGTCGAGTCGCCGGCCCCGGTGGCCTCGGCGCCGGTGGTCGCCGCTCCTGCGGCTCCCCCGGCACCCTTGCCGCACGTGGCGCCCGTCAGCGTGGCgcagccggcgccggccccgcaGCCGCAGAGCCTGACGCTGGACTTCACGAAGCCGAACCTGACCATGTCGGCCGCGACGTCCGTGACCTCGACGTCGTTCTTCTCCTCGGTGaccgccggcgaggggagcgTCTCCAAGGGCCGGAGCCTGATGTCCGCCGGGAAGCCGCCGCTGTCCGGGCACAAGCGGAAGCCCTGCGCCGGCGCGCACTCCGAGGCCACCGCCAACGGCGGCAGCCGCTGCCACTGCTCCAAGAGAAG GAAAAACCGTGTGAAGAGGACCATCAGAGTGCCGGCGATCAGCTCCAAGATCGCCGACATCCCGCCGGATGAGTACTCCTGGAGGAAGTACGGCCAGAAACCCATCAAGGGCTCCCCTTACCCACG GGGCTACTACAAGTGCAGCACCGTCCGCGGCTGCCCGGCGAGGAAGCACGTGGAGCGCGCGACCGACGACCCCGCGATGCTGGTGGTGACGTACGAGGGCGAGCACCGCCACACACCGGGAGCGGCGGGGCCGAGCCCCCTGGCAACCGCGTcgccggtggccgccgccgtagccgctAGCGTCTCCGCCGGCAACGGCCATGCCTAA
- the LOC101783583 gene encoding putative peptidyl-tRNA hydrolase PTRHD1 — MLSLLPLRLPSPVAATAPTTAFLLPALTRVSLRRTPPRSNMSASAAAPDSAASNPATTAAGGEEGGKEAVDVLVQYVVLRRDLADAWPMGSVVAQGCHAAVAAVWAHRDHPDTAAYCAPDNLDRMHKVTLEVKGETQLKNLAEKLQAAGVRHKLWIEQPENIPTCIATAPCPKSQISSFFKKLKLCK, encoded by the exons ATGCTGAGCCTCCTCCCCCTTCGCCTGCCATCCCCGGTAGCCGCCACAGCCCCGAccaccgccttcctcctcccggCGCTCACCAGGGTCTCCCTCCGCCGAACCCCGCCGAGATCCAATATgagcgcctccgccgccgcgccggactCTGCGGCTTCGAACCCTgctaccaccgccgccggcggcgaggaaggcggGAAGGAGGCGGTGGACGTGCTGGTCCAGTACGTCGTGCTGCGGCGCGACCTGGCGGACGCGTGGCCGATGGGGAGCGTGGTGGCGCAGGGGTGCCACGCCGCAGTGGCCGCCGTGTGGGCGCACCGCGACCACCCGGACACCGCCGCCTACTGCGCGCCCGACAACCTCGACCGGATGCACAAG GTAACATTGGAGGTGAAAGGAGAGACACAGCTGAAGAACTTGGCTGAGAAGCTGCAAGCAGCTGGTGTCCGGCATAAGCTGTGGATAGAACAACCCGAGAACATCCCAACATGCATAGCCACAGCCCCCTGCCCAAAGTCCCAGATTTCTTCATTCTTCAAGAAGCTCAAGCTATGCAAATGA
- the LOC101784385 gene encoding calcium-transporting ATPase 5, plasma membrane-type isoform X2 translates to MDSSSSGGGRARRRSGGASRSSSWGSISGDCDPFDIPAKGAPVERLKKWRQAALVLNASRRFRYTLDLKKEEQKEEIRRKIRAQAHVIRAAFRFKEAGRVHGQSKEPAVPHPDGALGFGIKEDQLTALTRDHNYSALQQYGGISGVAKMLTTDTEKGISGDDTDLMARRNAFGSNTYPRKKGRSFLAFVWDACKDLTLIILMVAAAVSLALGITTEGIKEGWYDGASIAFAVLLVVFVTAISDYKQSLQFQNLNEEKQNIRLEVVRGGRRIMVSIYDLVVGDVVPLKIGDQVPADGILISGHSLSIDESSMTGESKIVHKDQKSPFLMSGCKVADGYGTMLVTAVGINTEWGLLMASISEDSGEETPLQVRLNGIATFIGMVGLSVALAVLIVLLARYFTGHTYNPDGTVQYVKGKMGVGQTIGGVVRIFTVAVTIVVVAVPEGLPLAVTLTLAFSMRKMMKDKALVRRLSACETMGSATTICSDKTGTLTLNQMTVVEAYFGGKKMESPDNAQVLSADVTSLIVEGIAQNTSGSIFEPEGGQEPEVTGSPTEKAILSWGLKLGMKFNETRSKSSILHVFPFNSEKKRGGVAVHLGGSEVHIHWKGAAEIILDSCTSWLDTDGSKHSMTPEKVAEFKKFIEDMAAASLRCVAFAYRTYEIDDVPNEDLRAEWKLPEDNLIMLGIVGIKDPCRPGLRDSVRLCQAAGIKVRMVTGDNLQTARAIALECGILDDPNVSEPVIIEGKTFRALSDLEREEAAEKISVMGRSSPNDKLLLVKALRKRGHVVAVTGDGTNDAPALHEADIGLSMGIQGTEVAKESSDIIILDDNFASVVRVVRWGRSVYANIQKFIQFQLTVNVAALIINVVAAISSGNVPLNAVQLLWVNLIMDTLGALALATEPPTNHLMEKPPVGRREPLVTNIMWRNLIIMALFQVSVLLTLNFKGISLLQLKNDDRAHADKVKNTFIFNTFVLCQVFNEFNARKPDELNIFKGILGNHLFIGIIAITVILQALIVEFLGKFASTVKLSWQLWLVSIGLAFFSWPLAFVGKLIPVPKRPLGEFFACCCKGSKQASDDATSDDNKGNKSEHRDIV, encoded by the exons ATGGACTCCTCGTCGTcaggcggcgggagggcgcggcggcgcagtgGCGGCgccagcaggagcagcagctggGGCAGCATCAGCGGTGACTGCGACCCGTTCGACATCCCAGCCAAGGGCGCTCCCGTCGAGAGGCTGAAGAAGTGGCGG CAAGCAGCCCTTGTGCTGAATGCATCAAGGCGCTTTAGGTATACGCTTGATTTGAAAAAGGAGGAACAAAAGGAGGAAATCAGAAGAAAAATTCGTGCACAGGCTCATGTTATAAGG GCTGCTTTTCGTTTCAAAGAGGCTGGCCGAGTCCATGGTCAGTCTAAAGAACCTGCAG TACCACATCCTGATGGTGCACTTGGCTTCGGAATCAAAGAAGACCAGCTTACAGCGTTGACAAGAGATCACAACTACTCTGCTCTGCAACAATATGGAGGG ATTTCTGGTGTAGCTAAAATGCTGACAACCGATACGGAGAAGGGGATTAGTGGAGATGACACGGATTTAATGGCCAGGAGAAATGCATTTGGCTCAAACACATATCCTCGTAAGAAAGGAAGAAGCTTTTTG GCTTTCGTATGGGATGCTTGTAAAGATTTGACACTAATCATCCTcatggttgctgctgctgtttcaCTGGCCTTGGGCATAACAACAGAG GGTATAAAAGAAGGCTGGTATGATGGAGCGAGCATTGCCTTTGCTGTTCTCCTAGTTGTATTTGTTACAG CTATCAGCGACTACAAGCAATCACTGCAATTCCAAAATTTGAATGAAGAAAAACAGAACATACGGTTGGAG GTTGTTAGAGGTGGAAGGCGAATCATGGTTTCAATATATGATTTGGTTGTTGGAGATGTTGTCCCTCTTAAGATTGGTGACCAG GTCCCTGCAGATGGGATCCTTATCAGCGGCCACTCCCTTTCCATAGATGAATCAAGCATGACGGGAGAAAGTAAAATT GTACACAAAGATCAGAAGTCACCCTTTCTAATGTCAGGCTGCAAAGTTGCCGACGGCTATGGCACAATGCTG GTAACAGCTGTTGGAATCAACACTGAATGGGGATTACTAATGGCAAGCATATCTGAAGATTCGGGTGAAGAGACACCTCTTCAG GTTCGTTTGAATGGTATTGCTACTTTCATTGGAATGGTTGGGCTTTCTGTTGCCCTTGCAGTTCTTATTGTACTTTTGGCCAG GTACTTCACTGGGCATACTTATAATCCTGATGGAACTGTTCAGTATGTGAAAGGGAAGATGGGCGTAGGCCAGACAATAGGTGGAGTAGTTAGAATCTTCACAGTGGCG GTCACTATAGTGGTCGTGGCTGTTCCAGAAGGACTACCATTGGCTGTCACGTTGAC GCTCGCCTTCTCAATGCGCAAGATGATGAAGGACAAGGCTCTG GTCAGGAGGCTTTCAGCATGTGAAACGATGGGCTCTGCTACAACGATTTGCAGTGACAAAACTGGGACCTTGACTTTAAATCAG ATGACTGTTGTTGAGGCATATTTTGGTGGAAAGAAGATGGAATCCCCTGATAATGCTCAGGTGTTATCTGCTGATGTCACATCACTGATTGTCGAGGGAATTGCACAGAACACTTCTGGAAGCATATTTGAGCCTGAG GGTGGTCAAGAACCAGAGGTGACTGGTTCTCCTACAGAAAAGGCTATATTGTCTTGGGGGCTAAAG CTGGGTATGAAATTCAATGAAACAAGATCGAAGTCCTCAATTCTTCATGTATTCCCTTTCAACTCAGAGAAAAAGCGAGGCGGGGTTGCAGTGCACCTG GGTGGCTCTGAGGTTCATATACACTGGAAGGGAGCAGCTGAAATTATTTTGGATTCATGCACAAGCTGGCTCGACACTGATGGTTCGAAGCATTCAATGACTCCTGAAAAA GTTGCTGAATTCAAGAAATTCATAGAAGATATGGCTGCCGCTAGCCTCCGCTGTGTTGCCTTTGCCTATAGAACATATGAGATTGATGATGTTCCAAACGAAGATCTGAGGGCTGAGTGGAAATTGCCTGAAGATAACCTGATTATGCTTGGAATTGTGGGAATAAAG GATCCCTGCCGTCCAGGACTTCGAGATTCTGTTCGTTTATGTCAAGCAGCTGGCATTAAG GTCCGCATGGTCACTGGTGATAATCTTCAAACTGCGAGAGCCATTGCCCTGGAGTGCGGGATACTTGATGATCCCAATGTGTCAGAGCCTGTCATCATTGAAGGAAAGACGTTCCGGGCGCTGTCAGACTTAGAAAGGGAGGAAGCTGCTGAAAAAATCTCT GTGATGGGGAGGTCTTCACCAAATGACAAGCTTTTACTTGTTAAGGCACTGAGGAAAAGAGGTCATGTTGTTGCTGTTACTGGAGATGGCACAAATGATGCCCCAGCACTGCATGAG GCAGATATTGGTCTATCGATGGGCATTCAGGGAACTGAAGTTGCCAAGGAAAGTTCTGATATTATTATCTTGGACGACAATTTTGCATCGGTCGTAAGG GTTGTCAGATGGGGACGATCAGTGTATGCGAACATACAGAAGTTTATACAATTCCAACTAACGGTCAATGTCGCAGCTTTGATAATCAATGTAGTTGCTGCCATAAGTTCTGGAAACGTGCCATTGAATGCTGTTCAG TTGCTGTGGGTCAACCTAATCATGGACACCTTGGGTGCCCTTGCATTGGCGACTGAACCACCTACCAACCATCTTATGGAGAAACCCCCAGTAGGGAGAAG GGAGCCACTGGTAACAAATATCATGTGGAGAAACTTGATTATCATG GCTTTGTTTCAAGTTTCAGTTCTACTTACTCTCAACTTTAAGGGAATAAGCCTTTTGCAGTTGAAAAATGATGACCGAGCACATGCAGATAAAGTGAAAAATACCTTCATATTCAACACATTTGTTCTCTGCCAG GTGTTCAACGAATTCAATGCCCGTAAACCAGATGAGCTGAATATATTCAAGGGCATTTTAGGGAACCACCTCTTTATTGGCATTATAGCAATAACAGTAATACTCCAG GCACTTATCGTTGAGTTCCTTGGCAAGTTTGCCTCAACAGTCAAGCTAAGCTGGCAGCTGTGGTTGGTTTCGATAGGTCTTGCTTTCTTCAG CTGGCCGTTGGCTTTCGTGGGAAAGCTTATTCCTGTTCCTAAACGTCCACTTGGAGAATTCTTTGCTTGCTGCTGTAAAGGGAGCAaacaag CTTCTGACGATGCAACCTCTGACGATAATAAGGGAAACAAATCTGAGCATAGAGACATCGTATGA
- the LOC101784385 gene encoding calcium-transporting ATPase 5, plasma membrane-type isoform X1, whose amino-acid sequence MDSSSSGGGRARRRSGGASRSSSWGSISGDCDPFDIPAKGAPVERLKKWRQAALVLNASRRFRYTLDLKKEEQKEEIRRKIRAQAHVIRAAFRFKEAGRVHGQSKEPAVPHPDGALGFGIKEDQLTALTRDHNYSALQQYGGISGVAKMLTTDTEKGISGDDTDLMARRNAFGSNTYPRKKGRSFLAFVWDACKDLTLIILMVAAAVSLALGITTEGIKEGWYDGASIAFAVLLVVFVTAISDYKQSLQFQNLNEEKQNIRLEVVRGGRRIMVSIYDLVVGDVVPLKIGDQVPADGILISGHSLSIDESSMTGESKIVHKDQKSPFLMSGCKVADGYGTMLVTAVGINTEWGLLMASISEDSGEETPLQVRLNGIATFIGMVGLSVALAVLIVLLARYFTGHTYNPDGTVQYVKGKMGVGQTIGGVVRIFTVAVTIVVVAVPEGLPLAVTLTLAFSMRKMMKDKALVRRLSACETMGSATTICSDKTGTLTLNQMTVVEAYFGGKKMESPDNAQVLSADVTSLIVEGIAQNTSGSIFEPEQGGQEPEVTGSPTEKAILSWGLKLGMKFNETRSKSSILHVFPFNSEKKRGGVAVHLGGSEVHIHWKGAAEIILDSCTSWLDTDGSKHSMTPEKVAEFKKFIEDMAAASLRCVAFAYRTYEIDDVPNEDLRAEWKLPEDNLIMLGIVGIKDPCRPGLRDSVRLCQAAGIKVRMVTGDNLQTARAIALECGILDDPNVSEPVIIEGKTFRALSDLEREEAAEKISVMGRSSPNDKLLLVKALRKRGHVVAVTGDGTNDAPALHEADIGLSMGIQGTEVAKESSDIIILDDNFASVVRVVRWGRSVYANIQKFIQFQLTVNVAALIINVVAAISSGNVPLNAVQLLWVNLIMDTLGALALATEPPTNHLMEKPPVGRREPLVTNIMWRNLIIMALFQVSVLLTLNFKGISLLQLKNDDRAHADKVKNTFIFNTFVLCQVFNEFNARKPDELNIFKGILGNHLFIGIIAITVILQALIVEFLGKFASTVKLSWQLWLVSIGLAFFSWPLAFVGKLIPVPKRPLGEFFACCCKGSKQASDDATSDDNKGNKSEHRDIV is encoded by the exons ATGGACTCCTCGTCGTcaggcggcgggagggcgcggcggcgcagtgGCGGCgccagcaggagcagcagctggGGCAGCATCAGCGGTGACTGCGACCCGTTCGACATCCCAGCCAAGGGCGCTCCCGTCGAGAGGCTGAAGAAGTGGCGG CAAGCAGCCCTTGTGCTGAATGCATCAAGGCGCTTTAGGTATACGCTTGATTTGAAAAAGGAGGAACAAAAGGAGGAAATCAGAAGAAAAATTCGTGCACAGGCTCATGTTATAAGG GCTGCTTTTCGTTTCAAAGAGGCTGGCCGAGTCCATGGTCAGTCTAAAGAACCTGCAG TACCACATCCTGATGGTGCACTTGGCTTCGGAATCAAAGAAGACCAGCTTACAGCGTTGACAAGAGATCACAACTACTCTGCTCTGCAACAATATGGAGGG ATTTCTGGTGTAGCTAAAATGCTGACAACCGATACGGAGAAGGGGATTAGTGGAGATGACACGGATTTAATGGCCAGGAGAAATGCATTTGGCTCAAACACATATCCTCGTAAGAAAGGAAGAAGCTTTTTG GCTTTCGTATGGGATGCTTGTAAAGATTTGACACTAATCATCCTcatggttgctgctgctgtttcaCTGGCCTTGGGCATAACAACAGAG GGTATAAAAGAAGGCTGGTATGATGGAGCGAGCATTGCCTTTGCTGTTCTCCTAGTTGTATTTGTTACAG CTATCAGCGACTACAAGCAATCACTGCAATTCCAAAATTTGAATGAAGAAAAACAGAACATACGGTTGGAG GTTGTTAGAGGTGGAAGGCGAATCATGGTTTCAATATATGATTTGGTTGTTGGAGATGTTGTCCCTCTTAAGATTGGTGACCAG GTCCCTGCAGATGGGATCCTTATCAGCGGCCACTCCCTTTCCATAGATGAATCAAGCATGACGGGAGAAAGTAAAATT GTACACAAAGATCAGAAGTCACCCTTTCTAATGTCAGGCTGCAAAGTTGCCGACGGCTATGGCACAATGCTG GTAACAGCTGTTGGAATCAACACTGAATGGGGATTACTAATGGCAAGCATATCTGAAGATTCGGGTGAAGAGACACCTCTTCAG GTTCGTTTGAATGGTATTGCTACTTTCATTGGAATGGTTGGGCTTTCTGTTGCCCTTGCAGTTCTTATTGTACTTTTGGCCAG GTACTTCACTGGGCATACTTATAATCCTGATGGAACTGTTCAGTATGTGAAAGGGAAGATGGGCGTAGGCCAGACAATAGGTGGAGTAGTTAGAATCTTCACAGTGGCG GTCACTATAGTGGTCGTGGCTGTTCCAGAAGGACTACCATTGGCTGTCACGTTGAC GCTCGCCTTCTCAATGCGCAAGATGATGAAGGACAAGGCTCTG GTCAGGAGGCTTTCAGCATGTGAAACGATGGGCTCTGCTACAACGATTTGCAGTGACAAAACTGGGACCTTGACTTTAAATCAG ATGACTGTTGTTGAGGCATATTTTGGTGGAAAGAAGATGGAATCCCCTGATAATGCTCAGGTGTTATCTGCTGATGTCACATCACTGATTGTCGAGGGAATTGCACAGAACACTTCTGGAAGCATATTTGAGCCTGAG CAGGGTGGTCAAGAACCAGAGGTGACTGGTTCTCCTACAGAAAAGGCTATATTGTCTTGGGGGCTAAAG CTGGGTATGAAATTCAATGAAACAAGATCGAAGTCCTCAATTCTTCATGTATTCCCTTTCAACTCAGAGAAAAAGCGAGGCGGGGTTGCAGTGCACCTG GGTGGCTCTGAGGTTCATATACACTGGAAGGGAGCAGCTGAAATTATTTTGGATTCATGCACAAGCTGGCTCGACACTGATGGTTCGAAGCATTCAATGACTCCTGAAAAA GTTGCTGAATTCAAGAAATTCATAGAAGATATGGCTGCCGCTAGCCTCCGCTGTGTTGCCTTTGCCTATAGAACATATGAGATTGATGATGTTCCAAACGAAGATCTGAGGGCTGAGTGGAAATTGCCTGAAGATAACCTGATTATGCTTGGAATTGTGGGAATAAAG GATCCCTGCCGTCCAGGACTTCGAGATTCTGTTCGTTTATGTCAAGCAGCTGGCATTAAG GTCCGCATGGTCACTGGTGATAATCTTCAAACTGCGAGAGCCATTGCCCTGGAGTGCGGGATACTTGATGATCCCAATGTGTCAGAGCCTGTCATCATTGAAGGAAAGACGTTCCGGGCGCTGTCAGACTTAGAAAGGGAGGAAGCTGCTGAAAAAATCTCT GTGATGGGGAGGTCTTCACCAAATGACAAGCTTTTACTTGTTAAGGCACTGAGGAAAAGAGGTCATGTTGTTGCTGTTACTGGAGATGGCACAAATGATGCCCCAGCACTGCATGAG GCAGATATTGGTCTATCGATGGGCATTCAGGGAACTGAAGTTGCCAAGGAAAGTTCTGATATTATTATCTTGGACGACAATTTTGCATCGGTCGTAAGG GTTGTCAGATGGGGACGATCAGTGTATGCGAACATACAGAAGTTTATACAATTCCAACTAACGGTCAATGTCGCAGCTTTGATAATCAATGTAGTTGCTGCCATAAGTTCTGGAAACGTGCCATTGAATGCTGTTCAG TTGCTGTGGGTCAACCTAATCATGGACACCTTGGGTGCCCTTGCATTGGCGACTGAACCACCTACCAACCATCTTATGGAGAAACCCCCAGTAGGGAGAAG GGAGCCACTGGTAACAAATATCATGTGGAGAAACTTGATTATCATG GCTTTGTTTCAAGTTTCAGTTCTACTTACTCTCAACTTTAAGGGAATAAGCCTTTTGCAGTTGAAAAATGATGACCGAGCACATGCAGATAAAGTGAAAAATACCTTCATATTCAACACATTTGTTCTCTGCCAG GTGTTCAACGAATTCAATGCCCGTAAACCAGATGAGCTGAATATATTCAAGGGCATTTTAGGGAACCACCTCTTTATTGGCATTATAGCAATAACAGTAATACTCCAG GCACTTATCGTTGAGTTCCTTGGCAAGTTTGCCTCAACAGTCAAGCTAAGCTGGCAGCTGTGGTTGGTTTCGATAGGTCTTGCTTTCTTCAG CTGGCCGTTGGCTTTCGTGGGAAAGCTTATTCCTGTTCCTAAACGTCCACTTGGAGAATTCTTTGCTTGCTGCTGTAAAGGGAGCAaacaag CTTCTGACGATGCAACCTCTGACGATAATAAGGGAAACAAATCTGAGCATAGAGACATCGTATGA
- the LOC101783978 gene encoding plant intracellular Ras-group-related LRR protein 1, producing the protein MRDMGEKRRHGGHHVHGVGFGVGHAEHDEKHREPKKLDMSGMSMDTIPHLSMPLGNITTLDLSNNNLQRIPESIIARLLNVVVLDVRSNQLKSLPNSIGCLSKLKVLNVSGNLLQDLPATIEECRALEELNANFNQLTRLPDTLGFELHSLRRLSVNSNKLAYLPSSTDHMTALRSLDARLNCLRSLPDGLENLGSLETLNVSQNFQYLRELPYGIGLLVSLRELDVSYNSISALPDSMGCLTKLARFSAVGNPLVCPPMDVVEQSLDAMRAYLSARMNGTDKDRRKKRSWVPKLVKYGTFTAGMMTPGRATKVHGNAEGLLMSDYRSLNGGGIASPGFLSMLSPRRIFSPRRNSTKH; encoded by the exons ATGAGGGACATGGGGGAGAAGAGGAGACATGGAGGACATCATGTCCATGGTGTTGGGTTTGGAGTTGGACATGCCGAGCACGACGAGAAGCACAGGGAGCCGAAGAAGCTGGACATGAGCGGCATGTCCATGGACACCATCCCGCATCTCAGCATGCCTCTTGGCAACATCACCACCTTGGATCTCTCCAACAACAACCTACAG AGGATTCCGGAGTCCATAATCGCGAGGCTTCTGAACGTGGTGGTGCTGGACGTGCGGTCCAACCAGCTCAAGTCGCTGCCCAACTCCATCGGCTGCCTCTCAAAGCTCAAGGTCCTCAACGTCTCCGGCAACCTCCTCCAGGACCTGCCCGCCACCATCGAGGAGTGCCGCGCTCTGGAGGAGCTCAACGCCAACTTCAACCAGCTGACGCGGCTGCCGGACACGCTCGGGTTCGAGCTCCAcagcctccgccgcctctccgTCAACTCCAACAAGCTCGCCTACCTCCCCTCGTCCACCGACCACATGACGGCGCTCCGGTCGCTGGACGCCCGCCTCAACTGCCTCCGCTCCCTCCCCGACGGGCTCGAGAACCTGGGCAGCCTCGAGACCCTCAACGTGAGCCAGAACTTCCAGTACCTGCGCGAGCTCCCCTACGGGATCGGCCTCCTTGTCTCGCTCCGGGAGCTGGATGTCAGCTACAACTCCATCTCCGCGCTCCCGGACTCCATGGGATGCCTCACCAAGCTCGCCCGGTTCAGCGCCGTCGGGAACCCGCTGGTGTGTCCCCCCATGGACGTCGTCGAGCAGAGCCTCGACGCCATGCGCGCATACCTCAGCGCGCGGATGAACGGGACGGACAAggacaggaggaagaagaggagctgGGTGCCCAAGCTCGTCAAGTACGGCACCTTCACGGCGGGGATGATGACGCCCGGCCGCGCCACCAAGGTGCACGGCAACGCCGAGGGACTCCTCATGTCGGATTACCGGTCGCtcaacggcggcggcatcgcGTCGCCGGGGTTCCTCAGCATGCTGTCGCCCCGCCGGATCTTCTCGCCGCGGAGGAACTCGACCAAGCATTAA